A stretch of DNA from Terriglobales bacterium:
ACCGGTGATTGGCCTGAACGATTCAGGCGGAGCGCGCATCCAGGAAGGCGTGATGTCGCTGGCGGGCTACGCTGATATCTTCCTGAGGAATACGCTCTCGAGCGGGGTGATCCCGCAGATCTCAGCCATCATGGGCCCGTGTGCGGGCGGTGCGGTGTATTCACCCGCGATTACGGATTTCATCTTGATGGTGGAGAACACGTCGTACATGTTCATCACCGGACCCGACGTGATCAAAACCGTCACGCACGAAGAAGTCACGAAGGAACAGCTTGGTGGCGCCATGACGCATAACCAGAAGTCTGGCGTGGCGCACTTCCTCGCCCATGATGACGCCGAGTGTTTGTCGGAGATCCGCGAACTGCTGAGCTTTATTCCGTCCAACAATTTGGAGGATCCGCCGAGACGCGAGTGCACGGACCCCACCGACCGCAAGGATGAAGCACTGGATTCGATTGTTCCGGCGGAGTCGAACAAACCGTACGACATCAAAGATGTCATCCGCACCGTGATCGACGACGGATACTTCTTCGAAGTACACGAGCATTACGCGACGAATATCGTGGTGGGATTTGCGAGACTGAATGGAAGGCCGGTCGGAATTGTTGCCAATCAACCGGCAGTCTTGGCAGGCGTGCTCGACATCAATTCCTCCATTAAGGGTGCCCGGTTCGTGCGCTTCTGCGATGCGTTCAACATCCCGCTGATCACGTTTGAGGATGTACCTGGATTTTTGCCCGGAGTGCAGCAGGAGCACGGGGGCATCATCGTGCACGGCGCGAAGTTGCTGTTCGCGTTTGCCGAAGCGACGGTGCCGAAGATTACCGTGATCACGCGCAAAGCGTATGGCGGGGCTTACTGCGTAATGGCGTCGAAGCACATTCGTGCAGACGTCAATTATGCGTGGCCCACCGCCGAGATTGCGGTGATGGGTCCGGAGGGCGCCGTGGACATCGTCTACAAGCGCGAACTGGACAAAGCGAAGTCTCCGGATGAACGCGGCAAAAAACGGGCAGAGAAGATCGAAGAATTCAAAGAACGGTTCGCGAACCCATATGTTGCGGCTGATCGCGGATTTGTGGATGCGGTGATACGTCCGCAGGAGACGCGGATGAAGCTGATCCAGGCGCTTGAGATGTTGCAGACCAAGCGGGACAAGAATCCGCCGAAGAAGCACGGCAATATTCCGCTGTAAGCAGACGATTTCAAAGACCAGCGGCAATTTGTCTCTGTTGAAAACTTCGTCCCAAAGTCCCTTCCGGTTTCGGAAGGTGAGGCGTACTATTCTCCCGCTCCAACAGGAGAGGCCCCAGACCTCGAGTAAGAGTGGAGGTTCTGCATGTCGGGGGACCACCAAACGACGCGGATTCTTGAGGAGATCCGCCGACTTGAAACTCGCCGCGCGGAAGTGGAAGCGATGATCAAGCGTGACCGCTCCGCTTCGCAACAACGTCAACTACAACAACATTTGGCCACCGTGGAACGCACACTCGCCGCTTTACGCCAGCAACAGCGTTCACGATAAATCACACACGATAAGTCACAAGGATATTGGGCAGAGGCCGGTTGCGACCGGCCGTCTATCTTTGCTCGGTACCAGGCGGAGTGTAGCTGAGATATTTCTCCATCGGGATCTCGAAGTACATGAGTTCCTGTCCCTCATGATTCGTAAGCCCGGTGAAGAAAAGGCGCGCGCCCGCGAGCGGCTGCGAGATTCCACTGACGTCGAAAAACATGAACCCTGCCTGGCTTTCGCCGGGAGCCACTGCCTTGGCCGAAAACAGCGCCATGCCGATTTCATCACGGCTGTTTTTCTTCACGCCGACATCCGGACCGCCTCCGGGCAACGGGATGGGAAGCGGATTACGGCGGGCTTCATCGCCGCGGCGCCGGATCTTGGAGAACCGCCGATAAAGGTCATCTTCGTCCGCGGGCTGAATTTTGTCGCGGTTGCGGGTGATCAACTGCACCTTCATCTCGTTCATGGCAACGGGTTGATCGCCGTCGTTGGTGAACACGACGAAGATGGGCAGGTATCC
This window harbors:
- a CDS encoding acyl-CoA carboxylase subunit beta, which codes for MDRSNGIHNGFHRAPPCERRLNLDLIYVTPAPVFSGLEGLDDGVLRGMEVFRGVPVGGAVAAANMAAGEAQPQVDPPGADLKTVFAALGGRGYVLDLGNVLTGGCHGHPPGDTELVQMIQKEEGFRADSGYNPCTMDLAQKLEELKRRDSAAEAGGGPERRERQHKEGKMSARERIEFLLDEGTFEETDKLVTHRCNDFGMDKQKYYGDGFITGYGRIEGRLVFVFAQDFTVFGGSLSEANAAKIVKVMDMAMKVGAPVIGLNDSGGARIQEGVMSLAGYADIFLRNTLSSGVIPQISAIMGPCAGGAVYSPAITDFILMVENTSYMFITGPDVIKTVTHEEVTKEQLGGAMTHNQKSGVAHFLAHDDAECLSEIRELLSFIPSNNLEDPPRRECTDPTDRKDEALDSIVPAESNKPYDIKDVIRTVIDDGYFFEVHEHYATNIVVGFARLNGRPVGIVANQPAVLAGVLDINSSIKGARFVRFCDAFNIPLITFEDVPGFLPGVQQEHGGIIVHGAKLLFAFAEATVPKITVITRKAYGGAYCVMASKHIRADVNYAWPTAEIAVMGPEGAVDIVYKRELDKAKSPDERGKKRAEKIEEFKERFANPYVAADRGFVDAVIRPQETRMKLIQALEMLQTKRDKNPPKKHGNIPL